TCGCCAGCCATCTGAGCGGCGCCGGGCCATACATGCGCGCAAGCGCGGCAAGCACGCCCATGACGACCGCGAGCAGGCTGCCGAGCACGGCTATCTCGATGGTCAGTTGCGCGCCCTGCAGCAGCCCCGGCAGGAACAGCCTGTAAGAGGCTTGCGTCGCCAGCACGCCGATCACGGCGAGCGCGACAACCAGCATGGCGACGAGTGTGCGAATTCCCATCTGCGCTCCTAGAGCGTTTCACCGTTTCACGGAAACGCCGAACCGCTCTAACTGTTTGTTTTCACGCAATTCCGGACGGAAAGCCGCTCACACACTTTTCCTGGAATTGCTTTAGAGCAGTTCATCGTTTTCGCGGAAACGCCGAACCGCTCCAACTGTTTGTTTTCACGCAATTCCGGACGGAAAACCGTCACACACTTTTCCTGGAATTGCTCCTGAAAAAAGAGGCGGCGCTTTCGCGCCGCCAGCAGTTGGGAACCTTACTCGCCCTTGCAGAGCTGCGCCGTGGTCTTGTTCGGCAGATAGTCCTTGCCGAAGCCGAGCGGCTCGACCAGGGCGATGTGCTCGGGCGACCCGATGAACTTCTTCAGCTCGGCGTTGAACGCTTCCTGCAGATCGGTGTCTTCCTTGCGGAAGCCGAAGCCGCCATGGCCCTTCACCGACTTGCCGGCGACTTCGCCGAACGGCTTGGTCGATTCGACGCCGTCGGCCTTCTTGGCCATCTCGGCGATCGACAGCGCGGTGAGAGCGGCCGCATCGGCGCGGCCAGACTGGACGGCCGCGACCAGGCTGGACTGGTCAGGCAAGGTGACGAGCTGCCCGGCGGCCACGCCCGCGTCCTTGGCGAAGCCGCCTTCGACGGCGCCGGCCATCACGGCGAGCTTGAGATCCGCATTGTCCTTGAAGCTGGAAAAGTCCTTCACGCCCTTGGGATTGCCCTTCGTTACCAACATGGCCTCGCCGATGCCGTAGGACGGCTCCGAGAAATTGATCTCGGCGCAGCGCTTCGGCGTGATGAACATGCCGGCGGCGATGATGTCGAAACGGCCGGCCTTGAGGCCCGGAATGAGCGAGCCGAACTCGGTCAGCACGCCGTCCACCTGCGAGATGCCCATC
The window above is part of the Mesorhizobium sp. WSM4904 genome. Proteins encoded here:
- the ehuB gene encoding ectoine/hydroxyectoine ABC transporter substrate-binding protein EhuB → MSQISRRAVVKAAACLALAATAFTSLPAKAETTLERAKKDGYIRVGFANEAPFGFATPDGKLTGEAPEVAKAVLAKMGISQVDGVLTEFGSLIPGLKAGRFDIIAAGMFITPKRCAEINFSEPSYGIGEAMLVTKGNPKGVKDFSSFKDNADLKLAVMAGAVEGGFAKDAGVAAGQLVTLPDQSSLVAAVQSGRADAAALTALSIAEMAKKADGVESTKPFGEVAGKSVKGHGGFGFRKEDTDLQEAFNAELKKFIGSPEHIALVEPLGFGKDYLPNKTTAQLCKGE